The Papilio machaon chromosome 2, ilPapMach1.1, whole genome shotgun sequence genome segment agtcaaccaacctgcactgggccagcgtggttgactatggcctagtcactcctaacttagggtaggctccgagcccctcggtgggaaCGTATATGTATGATTATTTCACTAGATTATATTAAGTaccgaaaaaaacaaaagcaccATAAATGTTCGTTTATTTAAGAGTAAAGTtattgatgaaatattttctgcAGGCAAGTTATTTCACACGTATTATGTTATTAGTGTTGAACGATGCCAATTATTGGTCCAAAGTTTTTTCCCTCGTCTTCTACAGCGGCGGCGCCGGCGTGCGGGAACGTTGCCGGTATGTTTTCTAGATCGTGAAATGCCACTCGACCGCGGGCCTGCAACCAATTATTGTTTACACCACAGTTTATATTCCGCTCCGCCAGCCAACGCGaaacgatttattttaaacacgcTTCAATTTAATGTTACACGTgactttgatattaattactcTATTTAGTCCCGCTGCATACtttatagatttttcataTCGACGATGATGGTGACAGTTTTATAAACTCTGAACTTCTCTGAATTATGATTAggtaacatacatacaaattttgaacCTTCAATgtttgaagtcggttaaatAGAAATCATCGAAACAAATACAACGTTTATACTTGATgttgtttaaactttttgataaatttgcCTAAATTTGAAAGTTGTTTACTGTGTTTAGAAGGGTTAAAATATACTCCTctttgtaatataaacaaacgtGTGTTTATGTTACACGCCTTGCCGGCTGATTATCATATTAATAGGgattcaaattaattcaatattaacttcacaaaacaaataaacttgatactgaaaacaattttctgaatgtaagtaatttaattatatgcttggtttataaaaaacaaatatgtattttccTTTTACAATGCGAATTGCTAGCTACTAATCTAGGAAAATGCGTTGTAACTTTAATTGACTATGTTCGTACTTTGATGCCATACAACTTTCCGAATTACTAGAAAATCGATTTACATACAACTAAGTAATGCTTGATTATTGTGTAAATTGTTACTGGTCGCCATTATATTTGCGTAGTTCATCTAcactttaaaagtttttttgtaattagaaCGGTGtcttacattttatgtaacCTTTTTGTTCGCAAAGTtgattaaaaaaggaaaaaaaataggttaaacgtttctttaaagtaaaaagGAACATTCTAGTACATCAGTACGAGTATTTCAATGAATAACCATAGGTCATTCTATTACTACGTATTAGACACGTGTTACTTCACACCTtagctataaattttaatgcgCAGCTGTTGTTCGAGGAATATACTTTGTTTGTAACCTGGTTCTGGATTTTACGTAACAATAAGCTATTTATCTACtaagtatatataataattttgtagtaaaatatacacattacagtaaaatttatatttttaaatattcataatacaTCAAAAACAATTCacaaaatgtaattcaaacgtgtgaaatattgaaaacacCCACAAccaatatgaatttatatttctttgtatagGCTTGCCTTTTAGTgctacaaatataattagtacCTTCCACAACCTAGTCAACGATTGGTTATTTACCATTGAGGACTGACAACAGGATGAGTATAAGCGATTAATTTTATCAGTAAcatggaaaaaaattacatcttgGACGAATTCTCATTTCTTCGTCGTGTCATACGGCGTCATAAGTCACAAGTTTGATATCTCACACAGCAATGCTTCTCAAATCATGGATatgttcaatatttaaaacatctcaTTTAAATGGATCGAAAAAATAAAGGTTTACTGCATGATAATGCGAATATACTGCCAGAGCTGCTGAATGATAAGACCGACCtcaactatataaaaaaaattctgatcgaagtttataaatttatgacaAAGGCATCCtaagaaagataaaaattgatgcaatatttacattgataaagttgtgtttgttttacattataagTAATACAACGAAAGTAAATCTTATTGGAAAGTTAATTAGAAATTTGGTATTGCGttttctttgaaattaatCCGTTGTGTCTAGGAGAAAACTTCTCGATTTCCCTTCGTGAGCACTGAACTCGAAGGCTGAGTTAGATTTTGTAACTAAATACTGGTGGAATACTAGTAGGGAGTGCTAGTTACCAATACggcattataaatattttgtaccgGCATTTCAAACTACTGTTTTAGCAGATATAAGtatctctattttgtttcatctaaattactaattattgtgtatttagtaattttatttctttaaatttggTTTGATTTACAACACTTTAGTAGTCCAAAACTTATTCTATACTAgatgtcacccgcgactccgtccgcgcagaaataaaacaacgtaataagtggcctatgtgttcttccagtctatgttctacgtctgtgccaaatttcatcaagatccgttgagtcgttcaaacaaacatctatccatccatccatccatccatctaaacattcgaatttataatattagtaagatacatGTTTTAAGTACGATTATATTGTGCAAATGTTTcataaacacaatttaattaattaatcggAGATGCAGTTTTACTGTAGCTTAAAAAAATCAgactacattaaaattaaagcaaaattatTCCAGTTTTTTTgctgtacaaaatataatgtttatatttaatacgttCAAAGTTGCACATATCAGCCTTCGTTTTTATTGCCCTACGTGTTTAATAAACTGATTAAAACTAAAGGAATGCAACCAGTTCGAAAGTACTCAAAGGAAGGTAAGTACGGACCTAGTGTTACGATTTCGACATGAGAAGCACCGAGTACTGTATATTGTTGATATCGATACTGCATTCCAGTCGCAATTACGTTAGATTTCGTCAGGTCTGGCGGAAACTATTGCGCGGTCGACGTGTGCGTTCGTTAGATACTCATTATATTGCAAAGATAATATCGTTTACGGTAACGCGATGCGTTTTGTAAtgtacgtaaaataaaaagaaatctatGCAAATTTCGTAACCGTTATGCAAACAGAAATAGACTTATCAAAGTTATCAAACAATCAACATCAGAGCTGTATAGagctactagctgtcgcccgcgactccgtccgcgcgcagttaaaaaaaaaatgaaaaatagatgttggccgattctcagacctactgaatatgctcacaaaatttcatgagaatcggtcaagccgtttcggaggagtatggcaacgaaaactgtgacacgagaattttatatattagataaggCTTAAGTATAAAAGTGTGTTAGAATATTACCAACGGATTTTCAGAAAGTGTTCAGTGTCCGgtcaattttagtttttgacagttattttttattctccGAATCTCTTGTGAATTTTGTATCAGACGTTTCGTATCCATGCTAAACCATCTTCTTCAACTTAAGTATAATAGTTTTCGGATATCTTGGCGGCACTTAAATTCGCGCGAGTCGCTTTGCAGGAATTTTAGGGGTAGCGGGATGTGTGAGACGGCACTTTACTCTGATGCTCTGCCTGTgaccaagatatttgaaaataactatACCGATAGGTGCAGTAGTTACTTTGACGTATACAACATTCCTTAGACACGGTTCATTGTGTAAGTGGTAGTGCCAACTGAACAAAGTTCACTTAACTCAAACAACGGTTACGAATGTCTTCCTTATCCaacattttgtacattttaaatcaaatttcatGTATCCTTACAACAAGTGTGGTAAGCAGAGGTAGACAAtagatacattaaaaaaacaacgtaaTTTTAGTTATCAATGGGTAACTGTCACAGTTTTTGACAAAtaactgttaaaatgtttaaataccaTTGAATACATCCAGtacagtaatttatttaaccatcaagaaaataatttaaaatcaatttgagTTTGTtctatctgtttttttttttattgaccgTATATAAATAAGTTCTTAGTAGGGCCATTTTACGTTACTTGACCTTTAGTTTCCCGTATCAAGGTGGCCCTGTCTGCGGAGTACACTACGTCATTGAGGTCAATGCTGATACGGTCCTAGATTGATGCTTTGGATCTAATCCATTTAGGAAGCGATAACGATGATCTATTTGAGTTCAAGGCTGGACTAGCCATGACTTGTGATTGAATACAAGATATGCTAGGTAAATGCAATCTTATTGGTAATCTTAATGGAGTTCGTACGTTCTTGTTAGATActagaaaatgtaatatatttacatatgaaAGAATAGAGAAAGGTTGagaaaaaggtaaaataaacaattctgACAAAATCAGATCATATCTAATTCTTAATGAAACGAAAAGTCGAAAGCAAGTACGTATAGGTCGATTGTAGAGTTAATGATTacactaaaaattaattagtcttCGTTAAATTAACAACGGAAAGAAGTAATTACAAGTCCAAAGAGTACAATTGCAATTTTTCGGTCTGCCTCACCTGACCGAATCGTTTTGACGCAATTTGAAATGTCCTCACCTCAAGGTCACAGGGTCGGTGTGTCATAAAACTTACTCGACATAAatactacatttttaatattgtatcttactaatattataaatgcgaatgtttagatggatggatggatgtttgtttgaaggtatttccgtaAAATGAATCATAAACGTTTAAACATTATACTTACCAAGCTTCCTGAGCTTACAAACTATATGCGAACATATTAATAAGTCTTAGATGTTCGGGGCAGGGAAAGCAGGAAAGGGGGCGAGGGGGACCCCTCTATAGCATAACGGTTAATGTCCTTCTTAATGCGAGACAATTTCCGTCGGCACAGCCCTGACGACTTCCTCTGATATCATACGCATTAGTGTTTGCAAAAAATATCGCTAGAAGTGTGACTTTGCACGTATTTATAGATTGATCATCGTATTTAACAGGACTTcattactgtatttttttttcattttacgaTATTAACGTGACAACGTGACAAAAACTATTGAATGTTGGTTTCGGACGAGGACTAGAAGCATGGGAGGGTCCTCCTTTTAGGTGTTCCTTCGATGACGTGAAGTGAGGACGACAAAATTCGGAGAATCGCATATTATCAAAGGAATTGAAGGAGCTCTTTGTCAAGCAGTGGACTGACAGATTGATGATGAAAATGATGATATGTTATTCCGAACCACAATCTACACCTTACCCACTTCTGATTTAAACCAACCGTAGCTTGCTAGATGCATGCATTTAAGCtcaatggttttttttttataataatactcaaggtcaaaaacatgtaatttcATTTACCATATACTTATCTGTAGATTAAGAGTAGGAAGTTCAATATCTAGTTTTTGCGTTCATTAAATGGATGAACTTTCTTCAATGTAAGTAAAACTCGTTAAGATTTCTAATCAAAACACCGAGTACGATGATGCTggtttgtttttgttagaCAACTCTTACTGGCGATAAGAAGATTACTTAGGAATCTACTCGTAGATATAACATTCCACCCAAAGAGCCAACTTTTgcattatttatcttaaatacttattatatGGCTATGGTGGTTTTCTCAAGATTATAGTGAATAtatcaaaactatttttaacgAAGTACtttcagttttaaaaaaaagttgcgtctttaaaaatggttttaaGGTCTCACTACAATATGTCGAAAGATCTCAAAGTTATGAGTAGAGATGTTATTTCAAGATGACAagactttttaaaacaaatgtctTGTCAGTTAGTAAATTTTTGTCAATGTTAAGAGGGAACGTTGTGTATTGTTTGGGacgatgttaaaaaataagttccGTATGTTAATAGGACGGGTAATCTTTATGGCAGGTGTATCTAGCGAGGCGTCTTCGTGGCCCATTAAAGTAGTTCCGCAGTCACCACTCGACCCGGTTGCTATTGTGTTGCAACAATGCAGCGACAAATCGACCCTTTGTTGTCACTTGCCTTGCGACATGCGATGCGCAGCTACATTCTGCGATTgtccatttttaaaatgttattaagtaTAACCAAGcgaacattttattatcttgtagcaagaaaataaatttctctgTTTTTACAACATAAGAGTAATAAATACAAGAAATGATGAGATAAAGAGTCTCTTATTTTACGAACATAGAAAGTTATTTAGTGctgaaataacaaatattaaatcttctCTTATCTAAGAATACCATAAGTCGTATTCTATTTGAAAAGGTTTGGGAGTTTAAATCAAATTCCACGTTACTTTGCtctcaatattatattaaatacgaaACCTTTGTAAGTAAGCTTTTATtgactactagcttttacccgcgactccgtccgcgcggaataaaaaataaatagaaaacggggtaaaaattatcctatgtccgtttcctggttcaaagctacctgcccaccaattttcagtcaaatcgattcagccgttcttgagttataaatagtgtaactaacacgactttcttttatatatatagactagcttttacccgcgactccgtccgcgcggaaataaaaaaaaatagaaaatggggtaaagattatcctatgtccttttcctggtcctaagctacctgcccaccaattttcagtcaaatcgattcagccgttcttgagttataaatggcgtaactaacacaactttcttttatatatatagatgtataagacattttataaagtgaTACAGAATAACCCATCAAAATTTTCGTTCATTGTTTACAACCCATATTGTTACGAAATAATGCTTCCTCCGCACTCTTACTATAACGTATTTCGACGACATCGGTTTCGGTTTTGAATGGAAAACATTCAATTCGCAAATAACTGTGTCAAGGCGAATTgaaattgtcaaaataaaattactgtttCCACATTTCATAATGTTCGTAATTATCAGAAAATGTGTAATCAAAAGATTTTAAACTTACGATTTCTAACCGTGTATGTATCTagtatctatttattatgaagcgagaaatttcaataataaacatCAAAAGAGATGTAACGTTTCAAAAAGCTTTTCAAGGAATTTGTGATTCATCGATCACAAGCATCACcaagattttgttttaaaatatccaattaaactcaattaacttttttaattctttaataacAGTCAGTTAACTGACATTCCTCATAGATTTTGTTAATGAAGACAATTTTATAGTTAGCAATCATTCACGGACAAGGTATGGTGATTGATATCCTATTGGCGTGCAGGAGTCGCCATCTGTAGTTAGTCATGAGCCATTAAGTAAGGCGGAGAGGATCACTGTGACTGCGCCTAATACTAAATCGAAGATTAATACAACGCATATTTTGTTTGTGCCATTTTCTATTAGATGTACAggataaatatgttatatgcTCTTATGATCTAACGACATACTAAAAACGTGTTCATAGTTTTACTTAAAGTAACAAAGGAAAGTGAAATGAAACCTTCAATAAACCTTTTATGAGAGCAGACTCGTAATACCGTGCCTTTAAAATGCTTCAAGtttcacaaataaattagCAATATTGCTGGAATAAAGTTCCCGAAGGAATAATTTTAGGTAAAGGGTTTTCATGTTTCTGCAGCCAAGCGGCGAACTGAAATAATTTACCCCTTTGTACTCCCGTGGGGCGTAGCAATGTTTATCTTCCATAACGtttcacaaattaaataaaaaaggtagaaTCTCAACTACTCAATAATCAATAATGAAGTTTTAGTTAAAGGTTAACCAActgtaatatgtaataataattctacCTTTATCCTccgtcatttttattaaaaagacgtctaaaaaagtgtatttttGAGATGATTACAtcactataaataattattacgtactgttttaataactttaattccAAAGAAAGCTTTTGCTTACCTTATTATACAACATTGAGTACATTGCCTTATCTAAGCTTAATAAAAAGCGTGTAACAGAAAAGTCGTTGACACTCAGCTTATCTTGTAAACAAGCTGTAATTTGTCGAGGTGATAAAACGCCTCACTATCATTAAACTAAGGCTTCTGATGTAAGCTAAAGAGGCTCCATGAGGAAAATAATGAGAGTTTACGTaccttttcataaatattgcgCAAGCTGGCTggcttatttattaaaatgtgtatCGCTATGTAAATTTAGTTGCCCAACATTTAAACTGAGGAGAagataaataagtaaagaatTAAAGctgttatttataactagagCTGCAAGAGACAAAAGTGTCAAAGGaagaaaaaatctttgaagtcaagagtttttttattttttttattactgtaaaccaatataatttactaaacgACACTTGAAATGTCGCcctctttgttttaaaaatagacaaataCTGACAACTTACATCATTTATAGCACCAATGTCTATAATTGTCGTGATAGCTTAATCTACCATAGtgaaagtacaaaaaaaaaacaaaaaattgtttacccACTGTAAAGGATGGCGGCGATGCAGCAGAAATGAAACACAGGTTTTCAAACATGGGTGCGCACAGTACGTTCGACGGACGACATTCGACTGCAAAAGTGCCGTCCACCCtccaaaatcattttattttttatatttaaaaactactaaatatttttacatctaccTTGGTAGGTTACAGAtaacaaatagtatttatGGAATTAATGTAGTAGAAtacaacaaagaaattaaacaaaattatatgttacaatatcagtaaggttaaatcacaaataaaaacattatgacgGCTTTTAAGTTCTATCGTCAACACCGCCCCCTAGTGCTGACTCCTCAGCACTACAAACCTATACCTCAAGCAATGCTACTCTAGTTATTGGACGCTTTAAAACGCCCGTGCGCGTTTGCACATCAACGCAACGCACTCTGCCGTCCTCTCCGGCATGGGCCGCACTCACTACGCCATGCTTCCACGAACCGCGTTCTAACTGTGGGTCGACAATCAATACGTAATCACCTACTGATAATGCTTTTGCCTCGCTATTCCATTTTTGCCTAGGTAACAATGTTGGGAGATATTCTTTTAACCAACGACTCCAAAACAAATCTGTAAGCCTCTGTGCTACTCGCCAACGCTTGCCTAAATTACAAAGGTCACCGTTATCGTACTTACCGTAAGGAGTTCCACTCGAGGAGGTACCTATTAGAAAATGGTTAGGTGTTAAAGCTTCTGGGTAATTAGAATCAGTAGAAACATGAGTGATGGGTCGGCTATTGCTTAAAGCTTCCACTTCGCACATCAGAGTAGACAAAGTATCGAAATGTGGTGCTCGTTCCTTAAGTACGACCTTTAATGCCGTTTTGACAGAGCGCACCAATCGCTCCCAGGCGCCACCCATTTCTGGAGCACCTGGAGGAATAAAACGCCATTCTATGCCTCTTACCAAACCGTCGTCCTGTAGGCGTTCAAAATTCAGCTCCTGGAGACTGCGCTTAAGCTCGGCATCTGCACCTCTAAAGTTGGTTCCATTATCAGAGTATAAGATCTCTGGGGTTCCTCTACGCGCAATCATCCGCCGCAGGGCCATTATGGTCGCATCGGTTGACAAACTCTCGGATAATTCTATGTGAACGGCTCTGATGGTTAGACAAGTAAATAAGACACCATACT includes the following:
- the LOC123721719 gene encoding uncharacterized protein LOC123721719; translation: MHIFCDASLKAYAAVVYWRFIRTDGKVFICFVTSKSRVSPLRPVSVPRLELQAALLAARLASTVRTEHTDITPTRRYFWTDSKTVLQWIRSDPRTFKPYVAHRLGEIDELTRVMEWRYVPTGLNVADVATREDAPEILYSDNGTNFRGADAELKRSLQELNFERLQDDGLVRGIEWRFIPPGAPEMGGAWERLVRSVKTALKVVLKERAPHFDTLSTLMCEVEALSNSRPITHVSTDSNYPEALTPNHFLIGTSSSGTPYVRTRFVEAWRSECGPCRRGRQSALR